One genomic window of Halococcus sediminicola includes the following:
- a CDS encoding DUF7529 family protein, with product MSENNPFERVAEPWEAVVADMEATADGYREADWEVLELHPGDVTVDEQGLDVLVPGDEFETLESRTADAAFDTYEVYRAAESEMVFALVVLEDTETERAVCCPIYYEREAIEGVRERIGDGVLYTHIRPLNDDRMVTFSYEEPELFVPE from the coding sequence GTGTCCGAGAACAACCCGTTCGAGCGCGTCGCCGAACCGTGGGAGGCGGTCGTCGCGGATATGGAAGCCACGGCCGATGGCTACCGCGAGGCCGACTGGGAAGTCCTCGAACTCCACCCCGGCGACGTCACGGTGGACGAACAGGGACTCGACGTGCTCGTGCCCGGCGACGAGTTCGAGACGTTGGAGTCACGCACCGCCGACGCGGCCTTCGACACTTACGAAGTCTACCGCGCCGCCGAATCAGAGATGGTCTTCGCGCTGGTCGTGCTCGAAGATACCGAAACCGAGCGCGCGGTCTGTTGTCCGATCTACTACGAACGCGAGGCAATCGAGGGAGTGCGCGAGCGTATCGGCGACGGTGTGCTCTACACCCACATCCGTCCGCTGAACGACGACCGCATGGTGACGTTCAGCTACGAAGAGCCCGAACTGTTCGTTCCGGAGTGA
- a CDS encoding DUF5806 family protein — MTEDSPSPTAPAENGDTDVDDIEIPEDVRRYERFTKMDGARYERANDFLRDRTYITAREWAIARLCADFRTETGVEMTKIGNHLPELVPFMTDTYTPQAVNQARAAFEEKVRKAGATFLYGAMCDFFTAEQLDDVMYEATEVAKFLLEVEGVDLAVGAELDGEERISSTMREVRAQSAALRHDELTCPHCGEEFTASDAATDDAADASD; from the coding sequence ATGACCGAGGACTCACCATCGCCCACAGCACCCGCCGAGAACGGGGATACCGACGTCGATGACATCGAGATCCCCGAGGACGTGCGCCGCTACGAGCGATTCACGAAGATGGACGGCGCGCGCTACGAGCGGGCCAACGACTTCCTGCGCGACCGGACCTACATCACCGCCCGCGAGTGGGCCATCGCCCGGCTCTGTGCGGACTTTCGCACCGAGACCGGCGTCGAGATGACGAAGATCGGGAACCATCTCCCCGAACTCGTCCCGTTCATGACCGACACCTACACCCCACAAGCCGTCAATCAGGCGCGGGCGGCCTTCGAGGAGAAAGTCCGCAAGGCGGGCGCGACCTTTCTGTACGGGGCGATGTGTGATTTCTTCACCGCCGAGCAGTTGGACGACGTGATGTACGAGGCGACCGAGGTGGCGAAGTTCCTGCTGGAAGTCGAGGGCGTCGACCTCGCGGTCGGCGCGGAACTCGATGGCGAGGAGCGTATCTCCAGTACGATGCGCGAGGTGCGCGCCCAAAGCGCGGCGCTGCGCCACGACGAACTCACCTGTCCGCACTGCGGCGAGGAGTTCACGGCGAGCGACGCCGCCACGGACGATGCCGCCGACGCTTCGGACTGA
- a CDS encoding universal stress protein has protein sequence MNVVVGIDGSDDSFAVFERAVTRARETGDDLTVALVESTLDDATVVARRVRETLGETGLDAAIQHVAGDGELVELADREGFDRLVVSGGERTPTGKLSFSRTTEFVLMNADTSVTLAR, from the coding sequence ATGAACGTCGTAGTGGGTATCGACGGCAGCGACGATTCGTTCGCCGTCTTCGAGCGCGCCGTCACTCGCGCACGCGAGACCGGCGACGACCTCACCGTGGCACTCGTCGAGAGCACGCTGGACGATGCGACGGTGGTCGCACGCCGCGTCCGCGAGACGCTCGGTGAGACGGGCCTCGACGCCGCGATACAGCACGTCGCCGGCGACGGCGAACTGGTCGAGCTAGCCGATAGGGAGGGCTTCGACAGGCTCGTCGTCAGCGGCGGCGAGCGGACGCCGACCGGGAAGCTCTCGTTCAGCCGGACCACCGAGTTCGTCCTCATGAACGCCGACACGTCGGTGACGCTCGCGCGATGA
- a CDS encoding GNAT family N-acetyltransferase gives MNRPYPDERADGFERPPIRFTDAHDRDIRIEVYTDADRTALAEMYVSFDPADRAQGIPPTERGAIEEWLDTILDGSYNVVASHGEECVGHATLVPDGEASYELAIFVLDTHQQAGVGSRLLEGLLGHAEAEGAERVWLTVERWNGPAIALYRKVGFETCDSESFEMEMSLRL, from the coding sequence ATGAACCGTCCCTATCCCGACGAGCGCGCCGACGGGTTCGAGCGCCCACCCATCCGGTTCACCGACGCCCACGACCGCGACATCCGGATCGAGGTCTACACCGACGCCGACCGCACGGCGCTCGCGGAGATGTACGTCTCCTTCGACCCCGCCGACCGCGCACAGGGCATCCCGCCGACCGAGCGCGGGGCCATCGAGGAGTGGCTCGACACCATCCTCGACGGCAGCTACAACGTCGTCGCCAGCCACGGCGAGGAGTGCGTCGGCCACGCGACGCTCGTGCCCGACGGGGAGGCCTCCTACGAACTCGCCATCTTCGTCCTCGACACCCACCAGCAGGCCGGCGTCGGCTCGCGGCTGCTCGAGGGGTTGCTCGGTCACGCCGAAGCCGAGGGCGCAGAGCGCGTCTGGCTCACCGTCGAGCGCTGGAACGGTCCCGCCATCGCCCTCTACCGGAAGGTCGGCTTCGAGACCTGCGACAGCGAGAGCTTCGAGATGGAGATGTCACTGCGTTTGTAA
- a CDS encoding universal stress protein has product MTLAVETVLTPVDGSDKSMRAVEYAVAIAERYDAGVHALYVVDEEHAREAAFGEGDDAVAAASEAFIEEARALAPESVSLTHSSAYGFSPTMKTRHPGSVVLDAAEDVAVDFIVIPREPVSGDPDEPLGRAAEYVLQYATQPVLSV; this is encoded by the coding sequence ATGACGCTCGCGGTCGAGACCGTCCTTACGCCGGTCGATGGCAGCGACAAATCCATGCGCGCCGTCGAATACGCCGTCGCCATCGCCGAACGATACGACGCCGGCGTCCACGCGCTGTACGTCGTCGACGAGGAGCACGCCCGCGAGGCCGCCTTCGGCGAGGGCGACGACGCCGTCGCTGCCGCCAGCGAGGCGTTCATCGAGGAGGCGCGTGCGCTCGCTCCCGAGAGCGTTTCGCTGACGCACTCGTCGGCCTACGGCTTCTCGCCGACGATGAAGACCCGCCACCCCGGCAGTGTGGTGCTCGATGCCGCTGAGGACGTCGCGGTCGATTTCATCGTCATCCCGCGCGAACCGGTCTCGGGCGACCCCGACGAACCGCTCGGGCGCGCCGCCGAGTACGTCCTCCAGTACGCGACCCAGCCCGTGCTCTCGGTCTGA
- a CDS encoding universal stress protein, with amino-acid sequence MFETVVIATDGSESAGRAVTAALDLAHRFDADVHALYVVEEDDIAAAPEDVRERLRTALEDSGEEAVASVRAADGSVTTAVREGHPAEEIRRYADDHDADLVATGTRGRHGEYRFVLGSVAEALVRNLTIPVLTVRQLESQEG; translated from the coding sequence ATGTTCGAGACTGTGGTCATCGCAACCGACGGCTCGGAGAGTGCGGGGCGGGCGGTCACGGCCGCACTCGACCTCGCCCACCGCTTCGATGCCGACGTCCACGCGCTGTACGTCGTCGAGGAGGACGACATCGCCGCCGCACCGGAGGACGTCCGCGAACGCCTCCGGACGGCGCTCGAAGACAGCGGCGAGGAGGCCGTCGCGAGCGTCCGCGCGGCCGACGGGAGCGTGACGACCGCCGTCCGGGAGGGCCATCCGGCCGAGGAGATCAGACGGTACGCCGACGACCACGACGCCGACCTCGTGGCGACCGGTACGCGCGGCCGCCACGGCGAGTACCGCTTCGTCCTCGGGAGCGTCGCCGAGGCGCTCGTCAGGAATCTGACCATCCCGGTGCTCACCGTTCGTCAGCTCGAAAGCCAGGAGGGCTGA
- a CDS encoding DHH family phosphoesterase: MNDRLIDDEGLSLARKSLLPGTGFFHPDSFDAERAERETRDAVTGAERVVVADPDADGLACVALIRETFGPTALVPAGPHELSDAIDRVADHLEPDARVFVCDLVPDDFHYIAGQFERLTERASEVSWFDHHQWDETDMEKVRSHGARLVVGDSEKVCSADVTLEALDHEFDARYTDLAAVTRDHDLWLREDPRSDDLADFAYWADPEEYVATVSEHGADLPADIEIYLDEQRVEKEALIERAVERAEFEDVGPWTVGVTYGRCSQNEVCEALREAGADAAVVVKPSGSASIRGTENFERCHEVAGQVNGGGHPKAAGCKPDIYDDMLDYAHHWTTRGAVTKRVILEAFGRLAEEDGE; encoded by the coding sequence ATGAACGACCGACTCATCGACGACGAGGGGCTTTCGCTGGCCCGGAAATCGCTGCTACCGGGCACGGGCTTTTTCCATCCCGACTCGTTCGACGCCGAGCGCGCCGAGCGCGAGACCCGTGACGCGGTCACGGGTGCGGAGCGTGTCGTCGTCGCCGACCCGGACGCCGACGGACTGGCCTGCGTTGCCCTCATCCGGGAGACGTTCGGCCCGACTGCACTCGTGCCGGCCGGTCCCCACGAGTTGAGCGACGCCATCGACCGGGTGGCCGACCACCTCGAACCGGACGCACGGGTGTTCGTCTGTGACCTCGTGCCCGACGACTTCCACTACATCGCCGGGCAGTTCGAGCGGCTCACGGAGCGCGCCAGCGAGGTGAGCTGGTTCGATCACCACCAGTGGGACGAGACGGACATGGAGAAGGTGCGCAGCCACGGCGCACGCCTCGTCGTCGGCGACAGTGAGAAGGTGTGCTCGGCCGACGTCACCCTCGAAGCGCTCGACCACGAGTTCGACGCCCGATACACCGACCTCGCCGCCGTGACCCGCGACCACGATCTCTGGCTGCGCGAGGATCCTCGTAGTGATGATCTCGCGGATTTCGCCTACTGGGCCGATCCCGAGGAGTACGTCGCAACCGTCAGCGAGCACGGTGCGGACCTCCCCGCCGACATCGAGATATATCTCGACGAGCAACGCGTCGAGAAGGAGGCGCTCATCGAGCGGGCGGTTGAACGGGCGGAATTCGAGGACGTCGGTCCGTGGACGGTCGGCGTCACCTACGGGCGCTGCTCACAGAACGAAGTCTGTGAGGCACTGCGCGAGGCGGGGGCCGACGCCGCCGTCGTGGTCAAGCCATCGGGCAGCGCCTCGATCCGCGGCACTGAGAACTTCGAGCGCTGTCACGAGGTCGCCGGACAGGTGAACGGGGGCGGTCATCCGAAGGCCGCCGGCTGCAAACCCGACATCTACGACGACATGCTCGACTACGCCCACCACTGGACGACCCGCGGTGCGGTGACCAAACGGGTGATACTCGAAGCGTTCGGGCGGCTAGCCGAGGAAGACGGAGAATAG
- a CDS encoding NAD+ synthase, whose protein sequence is METPQQRRKLDAEIAPLDLRFSSDELAAERERITSFIQEQVDRHDADGVVLGLSGGVDSTAVAHLAVEALGREAVHGLVLPREVNSDANMSDAERVANDLEIPYDVIDIDPMVEEFLAIEAGDASDDDGWESRFIGNTSARVRMTVNYLVANKENRLVLGTGNRVELALGYVTKYGDGGVDCNPIGNCYKQQVRQLAADLGADAELVQKTPTGGMVDYETDEEEIGVEYDTIDAILALAIDGDVPTAAVADIAETTPETVEHIREMYRENEHKRTAPPTPSSDS, encoded by the coding sequence GTGGAAACACCCCAGCAACGGCGCAAACTCGACGCGGAGATAGCACCGCTCGATCTGCGGTTTTCGAGCGACGAACTCGCCGCCGAGCGCGAGCGGATCACGTCGTTCATCCAAGAGCAAGTCGACCGCCACGACGCCGACGGCGTCGTGCTCGGTCTCTCGGGCGGCGTCGACAGCACGGCGGTCGCCCATCTCGCCGTCGAGGCGCTCGGCCGCGAGGCCGTTCACGGTCTCGTGCTCCCCCGCGAGGTCAACAGCGACGCGAACATGAGCGACGCCGAGCGTGTCGCCAACGACCTCGAAATCCCCTACGATGTCATCGATATCGACCCGATGGTCGAGGAGTTCCTCGCCATCGAGGCCGGTGATGCGAGCGACGACGACGGCTGGGAGAGCCGCTTCATCGGCAACACGAGCGCGCGCGTGCGCATGACCGTCAACTACCTCGTCGCCAACAAGGAGAACAGACTGGTGCTCGGCACCGGCAACCGCGTCGAACTCGCGCTCGGCTACGTCACCAAGTACGGCGACGGCGGCGTCGACTGCAATCCGATCGGCAACTGCTACAAACAGCAGGTCCGCCAGCTCGCCGCCGACCTCGGGGCCGACGCGGAACTCGTCCAGAAGACCCCCACTGGCGGAATGGTCGACTACGAGACCGACGAGGAGGAGATCGGCGTCGAATACGACACCATCGACGCGATTCTCGCACTCGCCATTGACGGCGACGTTCCGACCGCTGCAGTCGCCGACATCGCCGAGACGACGCCCGAGACCGTCGAACACATCCGGGAGATGTACCGCGAGAACGAACACAAACGGACCGCGCCACCGACGCCGAGTTCCGATTCCTAG
- a CDS encoding DUF5807 family protein, translating to MNPDRREFIDGERPEDVLVFFAESAVSDLGMLAQHGERVERGVSLVLEAERGRSAFEGATGVDPMTLASAAMDSTGAIDLDSFAGCCPETEDTDADDANTAGTDAADEHAPRFAFAFAEERNEEVGGIYAEGDVIHAYAVCECGGVYSERWVAGAS from the coding sequence ATGAATCCCGACCGACGCGAGTTCATCGACGGCGAGCGCCCCGAGGACGTGCTCGTCTTTTTCGCCGAATCGGCCGTCTCGGACCTCGGCATGCTCGCCCAGCACGGCGAACGAGTAGAACGGGGCGTTTCGCTGGTTTTGGAAGCGGAGCGCGGCCGGAGCGCCTTCGAGGGAGCGACCGGCGTCGACCCGATGACTCTCGCGAGCGCGGCGATGGATTCGACGGGAGCGATCGATCTCGACTCCTTTGCGGGGTGTTGCCCCGAGACCGAGGATACTGACGCCGACGATGCCAACACCGCCGGCACCGACGCCGCCGACGAGCACGCCCCACGGTTCGCCTTCGCCTTCGCCGAGGAGCGAAACGAGGAGGTGGGCGGCATCTACGCCGAGGGCGACGTGATTCACGCCTACGCGGTCTGCGAGTGCGGCGGGGTCTACTCCGAGCGCTGGGTCGCCGGCGCGTCCTGA
- a CDS encoding DUF7112 family protein: MTDRLPSDHPSVETVRATLARRGRTRSRLELPTDDRFPLTTVRLALDGDVFHTRIERTRTSGVAIDGTYDNARLARERDGEDRLEAWRRSSGIDYGRSVLVDMVEVGFLYGVREPGERVVYDAVESPDEGLANIARDLEADER; encoded by the coding sequence GTGACCGACCGGCTGCCGAGCGACCATCCGTCCGTCGAGACGGTGCGCGCGACGCTCGCCCGTCGCGGGCGCACCCGCTCGCGGCTCGAACTGCCGACGGACGACCGCTTTCCACTAACAACCGTTCGTCTCGCTCTCGATGGCGACGTCTTTCACACCCGCATCGAGCGCACTCGCACGTCGGGCGTCGCGATCGACGGCACGTACGACAACGCCCGCCTCGCGCGCGAACGTGACGGCGAGGATCGCCTCGAAGCGTGGCGGCGATCCTCGGGAATCGACTACGGGCGGAGCGTGCTCGTCGACATGGTTGAGGTGGGATTTCTCTACGGCGTCCGCGAACCCGGCGAGCGTGTCGTCTACGACGCCGTCGAATCGCCCGACGAGGGACTTGCGAATATCGCCCGCGACCTCGAAGCGGACGAGCGCTGA
- a CDS encoding 30S ribosomal protein S6e yields the protein MADFTVVVADPEDGAAYQRAVEGQDANRFVGRSIGDEVDGSAVGLDGYTVELTGGSDTAGRPMREDIAGPALNAVLLSGGTGFNPTRDGERKRVTVRGREVGEETRQINATITARGDQSVDELFGEDEGENEDDE from the coding sequence ATGGCTGATTTCACGGTCGTCGTCGCCGACCCCGAGGACGGGGCGGCCTACCAGCGTGCGGTCGAGGGACAGGACGCGAACCGCTTCGTCGGGCGCTCCATCGGCGACGAGGTCGATGGGAGTGCGGTCGGTCTCGACGGCTATACCGTCGAACTCACCGGAGGATCCGACACAGCCGGCCGACCGATGCGCGAGGATATCGCCGGGCCGGCGCTCAACGCCGTCCTGCTCTCGGGCGGGACAGGCTTCAACCCCACCCGTGACGGCGAGCGAAAGCGCGTCACCGTCCGCGGACGCGAGGTCGGCGAGGAGACGCGCCAGATAAACGCGACCATCACCGCCCGCGGCGACCAGTCGGTCGACGAACTGTTCGGCGAGGACGAGGGCGAGAACGAAGACGACGAGTGA
- a CDS encoding MBL fold metallo-hydrolase, translating into MDIDFLGGAREVGRSAVLVNDDLLLDYGMQSGTPPGYPVGSVDPEAVVVSHGHLDHVGALPALLSGDARPAIHWTPPTRELALTLARDTLKLHGGTYGCPFTETELRRLTEVSKTHDYGESFEAAGHEITLYDAGHIPGSAHVLVDDGETRLCYTGDFHTGHPDRGQRLVSPSTARPDADVVICESTYSDTEHDPRERVEERFAESVRRTLWNGGTVVVPAFAIGRTQELLLVCAAHDIDCYVDGMGKGVTEMCRRHSKFVRDGDALDRAAGHARFVTGRDGQRERIAAESTAIVTTSGMLSGGPAMSYIPEIRANPTNLIAMTGHQVAGTPGRELLDTGRAEIDGRVMAVSARVEAYDFSAHADRRGLLAFLDSYRDAEVLCVHGDRCPAFADELQEAGFDASAPERGERVVV; encoded by the coding sequence ATGGACATCGACTTCCTCGGCGGCGCGCGCGAGGTCGGCCGGAGCGCGGTGCTGGTCAACGACGACCTGTTGCTCGATTACGGCATGCAAAGCGGGACGCCGCCCGGCTATCCGGTCGGGTCGGTCGATCCGGAGGCGGTCGTCGTCTCGCACGGTCACCTCGACCACGTCGGGGCGCTCCCGGCGCTGCTGTCGGGCGATGCACGCCCCGCAATCCACTGGACGCCGCCGACGCGCGAACTCGCGCTGACGCTCGCACGCGATACCCTGAAACTACATGGTGGAACCTACGGCTGTCCGTTCACCGAAACCGAACTCCGGCGGCTCACGGAGGTCTCGAAGACCCACGACTACGGTGAATCGTTCGAAGCGGCCGGCCACGAGATCACGCTGTACGACGCCGGACATATCCCGGGGAGCGCACACGTCCTCGTCGATGATGGTGAAACACGGCTCTGTTACACCGGTGACTTCCACACCGGCCATCCGGACCGCGGCCAGCGCCTCGTTTCCCCCTCGACCGCCCGGCCCGACGCCGACGTCGTGATCTGTGAGAGTACCTACTCCGACACCGAACACGACCCCCGCGAGCGCGTCGAGGAACGGTTCGCCGAGAGCGTCAGACGAACCCTCTGGAACGGCGGGACTGTCGTCGTGCCGGCCTTCGCCATCGGTCGGACGCAGGAGCTACTCCTGGTCTGTGCGGCCCACGACATCGATTGCTACGTCGACGGAATGGGGAAAGGCGTCACCGAGATGTGCCGCCGGCATTCGAAGTTCGTCCGCGACGGCGACGCGCTCGATCGGGCGGCGGGCCACGCACGGTTCGTCACCGGGCGCGACGGCCAGCGAGAACGCATCGCCGCCGAGAGCACGGCGATCGTCACCACCAGCGGGATGCTCTCGGGCGGTCCGGCGATGTCGTACATCCCCGAGATTCGGGCGAACCCGACGAATCTGATTGCCATGACCGGCCATCAGGTCGCGGGCACGCCCGGCCGCGAACTGCTCGACACCGGTCGAGCCGAAATCGACGGTCGCGTGATGGCCGTGAGCGCGCGGGTCGAAGCCTACGATTTCTCGGCACACGCCGACCGACGCGGCCTGCTCGCGTTCCTGGATTCGTACCGTGACGCCGAAGTGCTCTGCGTCCACGGCGACCGCTGTCCGGCCTTCGCCGACGAACTACAGGAAGCGGGGTTCGACGCGAGCGCACCCGAGCGCGGCGAGCGGGTCGTGGTCTGA
- a CDS encoding oxidoreductase, translated as MSTNDDWTTERMGDMSDKTVIVTGANSGLGFEAARAFATHGANVALACRSVERGVAAGERIRDDAPATRLTVVELDLADLDSIRAFATSFADTHDDLHVLCNNAGVMAIPRSETADGFETQFGVNHLGHFALTGLLLDQLRGTDGETRVVTQSSGLHENGEIDFDDLQSAHSYDEWGAYGQSKLANLLFAYELQRRLRGAGIESVESVACHPGYADTNLQQRGPEQSGSTLGLWGMKAANAVLAQDAATGALPMLYAATAPEIDGGEYIGPGGFQNMRGHPEKQRSSGRSYDETTAKRLWDVSEELTGVRYGLDSN; from the coding sequence ATGAGCACGAACGACGACTGGACGACGGAACGGATGGGCGATATGAGCGACAAGACAGTGATCGTCACTGGCGCGAACAGCGGGCTGGGCTTCGAGGCCGCGAGAGCGTTCGCCACACACGGCGCGAACGTCGCGTTGGCCTGTCGGAGCGTCGAGCGCGGCGTCGCGGCGGGCGAGCGTATCCGGGACGACGCTCCCGCAACCCGACTGACGGTCGTCGAACTCGACCTCGCGGACCTCGACTCGATTCGGGCGTTCGCCACGAGTTTCGCCGACACGCACGACGACCTGCACGTGCTCTGCAACAACGCCGGCGTGATGGCGATTCCCCGTAGCGAGACCGCCGACGGGTTCGAGACACAGTTCGGCGTGAATCATCTGGGCCACTTCGCGCTCACGGGCCTGCTGCTCGACCAGTTGCGCGGGACCGACGGCGAGACGCGCGTCGTCACCCAGTCGAGCGGCCTGCACGAGAACGGCGAAATCGATTTCGACGATCTCCAGAGCGCGCACTCCTACGACGAGTGGGGGGCCTACGGCCAGAGTAAGCTCGCCAATCTCCTCTTCGCCTACGAACTCCAGCGCCGACTCCGGGGCGCGGGCATCGAGAGCGTCGAGAGCGTCGCCTGCCATCCCGGCTACGCCGACACGAACCTCCAGCAGCGCGGTCCCGAGCAGTCGGGGTCGACGCTGGGGCTGTGGGGGATGAAGGCCGCCAACGCCGTGCTCGCACAGGACGCCGCGACGGGTGCGCTCCCGATGCTCTACGCCGCGACGGCTCCCGAAATCGACGGCGGCGAGTATATCGGCCCGGGTGGTTTTCAAAATATGCGTGGCCATCCCGAGAAACAGCGCTCCAGCGGCCGTTCGTACGACGAGACGACCGCGAAACGGCTCTGGGACGTCTCCGAGGAGCTGACCGGCGTACGCTACGGTCTCGATTCGAACTAG
- a CDS encoding DUF6360 family protein produces the protein MSDRILKVNAYTTLDLLDGRAEGHGFEEHASAVLNVTADRKNPDAVKLQIELDNTDLDAVPAHADEIELTPEQARTVAAALEERAETVENATDD, from the coding sequence ATGAGCGATCGCATTTTGAAGGTCAACGCCTACACGACGCTCGATCTCCTCGACGGGCGGGCGGAGGGCCACGGCTTCGAGGAACACGCGTCCGCGGTGCTGAACGTCACGGCCGATCGGAAGAACCCCGATGCCGTGAAACTCCAGATCGAACTCGACAACACCGATCTCGACGCCGTGCCGGCCCACGCCGACGAGATCGAACTCACGCCAGAGCAGGCCCGGACGGTCGCCGCCGCCCTCGAAGAACGTGCCGAGACGGTCGAGAACGCGACCGACGACTGA
- a CDS encoding nitrite/sulfite reductase, producing MPTNVEGWKDDVYGEEIREHLFEFAKEGWESIPDDEHDAWFERFKWWGLYHQRNGQESYFMMRIGTPNGVLEPGQLEVVADIADEYARGPADNPEFGGAYCDWTTRQSIQLHWIRIEDVPEIFEKLEANGLSTIQACGDSWRNIVGCPVAGKDEHEHVDAWPVAQELHEEFKGNDAYENLPRKWKVSVTGCDEGCGQGDINDLAFEPAQKEVDGEETMGFNVRVGGGLSRKEPRFARDIDVFCTPEDAPTVSAGMSALFRDHGDRDDRFNARIKFLVDEWGTEKIRETLQEEYVDYELPSAGEDLREQYTYNAGRQDEHGDHIGVREQPDGNYYVGLNVMVGRMGAGDVRELATLADEYGSGEVRLTQRQNAIVTDVPKENLDAFLDEPLLEDYSPDPHPFMRGSIACTGTEFCSLSIVETKNRQVRYARWLKENVALPEGIQDFHIHLSGCTASCAQPQIADISLRGMKTRKDGEPVEAFDIGLGGGLGEDPHFADWIAMRVAADEVPGYIRNVLAAYEAESDDESFREFIAARDEEALEELADPAETDYEDPYMHNTKMTWYPYAEEDEMDDRPTPARADGTPISADD from the coding sequence ATGCCGACCAACGTCGAAGGCTGGAAGGACGATGTGTATGGCGAGGAGATCCGCGAGCATCTCTTCGAGTTCGCCAAGGAGGGCTGGGAGTCGATCCCCGACGACGAGCACGACGCCTGGTTCGAGCGGTTCAAATGGTGGGGGCTGTACCACCAGCGCAACGGCCAGGAGAGCTACTTCATGATGCGGATCGGGACGCCCAACGGCGTGCTTGAACCCGGTCAACTCGAAGTCGTCGCCGACATCGCTGACGAGTACGCCCGCGGCCCGGCCGACAACCCCGAGTTCGGCGGCGCGTACTGCGACTGGACCACGCGCCAGTCGATCCAGCTCCACTGGATCCGGATCGAGGACGTCCCCGAAATCTTCGAGAAACTCGAAGCCAACGGGCTGTCGACGATCCAGGCCTGCGGCGATTCCTGGCGCAACATCGTCGGCTGTCCGGTCGCCGGCAAAGACGAACACGAGCACGTCGACGCGTGGCCAGTAGCCCAAGAGCTTCACGAGGAGTTCAAGGGCAACGACGCCTACGAGAACCTCCCTCGGAAGTGGAAAGTTTCAGTCACCGGCTGTGACGAGGGCTGTGGCCAGGGCGACATCAACGATCTCGCGTTCGAACCCGCACAGAAAGAAGTGGACGGCGAGGAGACGATGGGGTTCAACGTTCGCGTCGGCGGCGGTCTCTCGCGGAAGGAACCCCGCTTCGCCCGCGATATCGACGTGTTCTGTACGCCCGAGGACGCCCCCACGGTGTCGGCGGGGATGTCCGCGCTCTTTCGCGATCACGGCGACCGCGACGACCGGTTCAACGCCCGCATCAAGTTCCTCGTCGACGAGTGGGGCACCGAGAAGATTCGAGAGACGCTCCAGGAGGAGTACGTCGATTACGAACTCCCCTCGGCGGGCGAGGACCTCCGCGAACAGTACACCTACAACGCGGGCCGACAGGACGAGCACGGCGACCACATCGGAGTACGCGAACAGCCCGACGGCAACTACTACGTGGGGTTGAACGTCATGGTCGGACGAATGGGCGCCGGCGACGTCCGTGAACTCGCCACGCTCGCTGACGAGTACGGCTCCGGCGAGGTGCGGCTCACCCAGCGCCAGAACGCCATTGTCACCGACGTTCCGAAGGAAAACCTCGACGCGTTCCTCGACGAACCGCTTCTGGAGGACTACTCGCCCGACCCGCATCCGTTCATGCGCGGGTCGATTGCCTGTACGGGTACCGAATTCTGCTCGCTGTCGATCGTCGAGACGAAGAATCGGCAGGTCCGGTACGCCCGCTGGCTGAAGGAGAACGTCGCGCTTCCCGAGGGAATCCAGGACTTCCACATCCATCTCTCGGGCTGTACCGCCTCCTGTGCCCAGCCCCAGATCGCCGACATCAGTCTTCGAGGAATGAAGACCAGAAAGGACGGCGAGCCGGTTGAGGCGTTCGACATCGGCCTTGGAGGAGGTCTCGGTGAGGATCCCCACTTTGCCGACTGGATCGCCATGCGTGTCGCCGCCGACGAGGTGCCAGGTTATATCCGGAACGTGCTCGCGGCCTACGAAGCCGAGTCGGACGACGAGAGCTTTCGGGAATTCATCGCCGCGCGCGACGAGGAAGCGTTGGAGGAACTCGCCGACCCCGCGGAGACCGACTACGAGGACCCGTACATGCACAACACGAAGATGACGTGGTATCCCTACGCCGAGGAGGACGAGATGGACGACCGGCCGACGCCGGCCCGTGCCGACGGCACGCCCATCTCGGCGGACGACTGA